In a single window of the uncultured Dysgonomonas sp. genome:
- a CDS encoding LLM class flavin-dependent oxidoreductase, with protein sequence MSNTILSVLDLALINQGETTQQALESAADLAVYLEQLNYKRIWFAEHHNSISIASSATALVIGYVAGKTTSIRVGAGGIMLPNHSPLVVAEQFGTLGTIYPNRIDLGLGRAPGTDQATAFALRRQNMNAHFNFKSEIKELQRYFSRDNSSAKVRAIPAEGVDVPIWILGSSTDSAYLAAELGLPYAFAAHFAPAQLYNATEIYKREFKPSDVLAKPYVIVAVNVIAADTQDDATELAKSQQMMFFNVVTGQQKLLQPPTELPETYYRPDVNRVVENMLACTFKGTKETLKPKLSNFIEELGVNELIVVTAIYDKQAKKKSFSILKEIIDSL encoded by the coding sequence ATGAGTAATACTATATTATCTGTACTTGATCTTGCCTTGATTAACCAAGGGGAGACTACACAGCAGGCTTTAGAGTCTGCTGCAGATTTGGCTGTGTATTTAGAACAATTAAATTATAAACGTATTTGGTTTGCCGAACATCATAACTCAATTTCGATAGCCAGTTCTGCTACGGCGTTAGTTATTGGTTATGTAGCAGGCAAAACCACTTCGATAAGAGTGGGTGCAGGTGGTATTATGTTACCTAATCATTCACCATTAGTTGTAGCTGAACAATTTGGTACTCTGGGCACAATATATCCGAATCGAATTGATCTGGGATTAGGTCGAGCTCCCGGTACAGACCAGGCGACTGCTTTTGCTCTTCGCAGACAGAACATGAATGCACATTTTAATTTCAAAAGTGAAATTAAAGAGCTACAAAGATATTTCAGCAGAGATAATAGTTCGGCTAAAGTAAGAGCTATTCCGGCGGAAGGAGTAGATGTGCCAATTTGGATATTGGGATCAAGTACTGACAGTGCCTATCTAGCGGCTGAACTCGGTCTTCCCTATGCCTTTGCCGCTCACTTTGCACCGGCACAATTGTACAATGCCACAGAAATTTATAAAAGAGAGTTTAAGCCTTCCGATGTATTGGCTAAACCTTATGTAATAGTAGCTGTAAATGTGATAGCTGCTGATACTCAAGATGACGCAACTGAATTGGCAAAGAGCCAACAGATGATGTTCTTTAATGTAGTTACTGGTCAACAAAAATTATTACAGCCACCAACCGAACTTCCCGAAACCTATTATCGTCCGGATGTAAATCGGGTTGTAGAAAATATGTTGGCTTGTACTTTCAAAGGAACAAAGGAAACTTTAAAGCCTAAATTAAGCAATTTTATAGAGGAATTGGGGGTTAATGAACTTATCGTAGTCACTGCTATTTATGATAAACAGGCTAAGAAAAAATCGTTTTCTATTCTTAAAGAAATAATAGATTCGCTGTAA
- a CDS encoding FecR family protein: protein MKQLEESRIYYLISTFLTKGLTKEEESELKVLLQESSNKEYFQQLYSIDLIARNTKRYRDLDPVFEGIIARINEDSETDVEPKTRRIKHNFTWRSIAASVIFIIAFGIGMYYLGEKNINDTIMADNNANTIQVPLGSQSTISLPDGSIVTLNSGSTIRYSNSFGKKDRELQLEGEAFFEVFRNEEKPFIVYAKKSAIEVLGTTFNVKAYGDEDFLETTLVEGSVSVTPDINDISRKKIVLSPNQAILIDLKNNGLQISLRQNINTLLYTSWKDPRWIIQGEQMESLARKLERRYSVSIKVDDELRKYKFSGTLVDETLQQTLDIMKSIAPITYTLNKKTVFISVDSKRRSAFEQSITKNEK, encoded by the coding sequence ATGAAGCAATTGGAAGAGTCAAGAATATATTATTTAATATCAACCTTTCTGACAAAAGGGTTGACAAAGGAGGAAGAGTCGGAACTGAAAGTATTGCTTCAGGAATCATCCAATAAAGAATATTTCCAACAATTGTATTCAATCGATCTGATAGCCCGGAATACAAAACGGTATCGTGATTTAGACCCGGTTTTTGAAGGAATAATAGCCCGTATTAATGAAGATAGTGAGACGGATGTTGAGCCGAAGACACGGAGAATAAAACACAATTTTACATGGAGAAGTATTGCCGCTTCTGTCATCTTTATTATAGCATTTGGCATCGGCATGTATTATTTAGGTGAGAAGAACATAAATGATACGATCATGGCTGATAATAATGCTAATACGATACAAGTACCATTGGGTTCCCAGTCTACTATCAGCCTGCCGGATGGATCTATAGTAACACTCAATTCGGGAAGTACAATCAGATATTCGAACTCGTTCGGGAAGAAAGACCGGGAGTTGCAACTTGAAGGTGAAGCCTTTTTCGAAGTTTTCAGAAATGAAGAAAAGCCATTTATCGTATATGCCAAAAAATCGGCGATTGAAGTATTGGGAACCACGTTCAATGTGAAGGCTTATGGGGACGAAGATTTTCTGGAAACTACGTTAGTGGAAGGTTCGGTAAGTGTAACACCGGATATAAACGATATATCACGCAAAAAAATCGTACTAAGCCCCAATCAGGCTATACTGATAGACCTGAAAAATAACGGATTGCAAATATCATTGCGTCAGAATATAAATACATTGCTTTATACGTCGTGGAAAGATCCCAGATGGATCATACAGGGGGAACAGATGGAGAGTCTTGCCCGGAAACTCGAACGCCGATACAGTGTAAGCATCAAGGTGGATGATGAACTAAGAAAGTATAAGTTTAGTGGTACGCTTGTGGATGAAACACTTCAGCAAACATTGGACATAATGAAGTCCATAGCGCCGATAACATATACATTGAATAAGAAGACTGTATTTATCTCTGTAGACTCAAAAAGAAGAAGTGCCTTTGAACAATCTATAACCAAAAATGAAAAATAA
- a CDS encoding IPT/TIG domain-containing protein yields MKNLYIILTVFAFLSFCSCDDEIKEEKRGTTITSISPLEAKSGEEITITGTNFKNVNTNVVIFSGGIVAQVIEFSSNELIAIVPDSGVVSGPISVRVGVYEICESGQSFTIDKSEPIVRTTSPASGLHGVEVTIIGTNFAQSGNKVFFDNISAEVVKESEYRITVKVPEGLPTGKVNITVKSNNVTSNAISFDHGLVYSDTFNRTETDWGDKDAMPNPVGSPWTITKGKFRIQNQYLYTNNGGILYENSNALAKNDDGRSFKVAADFRIDVAAGTCWAGFILNAQNTDQFYLMRISGDSQVQLLRTSNGGAGWDAVIYNQVHNTIQGGDIFYHAEISSAAPGVFDIVISKQNGDILFNQTLSDPSPVYTGGYVGFMTEEEHSQFDNFEIAIK; encoded by the coding sequence ATGAAAAATTTATATATAATATTGACAGTATTTGCTTTTCTCTCTTTCTGTTCTTGCGATGATGAGATAAAAGAAGAGAAACGTGGCACTACCATCACTTCTATCTCTCCGCTCGAAGCTAAATCAGGCGAAGAGATAACGATAACCGGTACTAACTTTAAGAACGTGAACACGAATGTTGTCATTTTTTCGGGCGGCATAGTAGCTCAGGTAATAGAGTTTTCATCCAACGAACTGATTGCTATTGTTCCCGACAGCGGAGTGGTAAGCGGGCCTATAAGTGTGCGGGTAGGTGTGTATGAAATCTGTGAATCGGGACAAAGTTTCACTATAGACAAATCTGAACCGATAGTGCGTACAACATCTCCGGCATCGGGGCTGCACGGGGTGGAGGTGACAATCATAGGAACCAATTTTGCCCAATCGGGAAATAAAGTATTCTTTGATAACATCAGTGCCGAAGTTGTAAAGGAAAGCGAATACCGCATCACGGTAAAAGTTCCTGAGGGCTTGCCCACGGGTAAAGTGAATATTACAGTAAAATCAAATAACGTGACATCCAATGCCATATCTTTCGATCACGGACTGGTATATAGCGATACATTCAACCGTACGGAAACCGATTGGGGCGACAAAGATGCTATGCCTAATCCGGTAGGTTCGCCATGGACCATTACTAAAGGAAAATTCAGAATACAGAACCAGTATCTATATACCAATAATGGGGGTATCTTGTACGAAAATTCCAATGCCCTGGCAAAGAATGATGACGGACGCAGCTTTAAAGTGGCAGCCGACTTCCGTATCGATGTTGCTGCGGGTACATGTTGGGCCGGATTCATACTCAATGCGCAGAATACCGACCAGTTCTATCTGATGCGTATATCGGGCGACAGCCAGGTACAATTATTGAGGACGAGCAATGGCGGTGCAGGTTGGGATGCCGTGATCTACAATCAGGTGCATAATACCATACAAGGCGGAGATATATTCTATCATGCCGAGATAAGCTCTGCCGCTCCGGGTGTATTCGATATAGTGATAAGCAAACAGAATGGGGATATCCTGTTCAACCAAACGCTGTCTGATCCAAGTCCTGTCTATACAGGTGGCTATGTCGGCTTCATGACGGAAGAGGAGCATTCTCAATTCGATAATTTCGAAATAGCTATAAAATAA
- a CDS encoding TonB-dependent receptor: protein MKKKCRYNILFVILLCLFSLPTQAVYGQQAKLINIDKANIEIKEAFKLIERQTDYRFFYTDILNDLNKKITIKYSGEKIEPLLNKVLENTDLTYKLNNDTKVITIAPLKTSRADSQKRTPVSGKIVDEKEEAIIGASVKVKGTNIGTITDTDGSFSLDVPDGATLTVTYIGFNPQDIKVEGRTNFRITLSEDAKLLDEVVVVGYGTMKKSDLTGSITSLKAEDIIESRSLSFVNAMQGKMAGVQISSASGELGASSRISIRGANSVYGSSLPLYVIDGVQMDVNTDEVASAKMGNGSTLDPLSSINPSDIESIEVLKDASATAIYGSRGANGVIIVTTRSGKVGKTRINYDGNVSFGTVTKKIDVLGASDFIDYRREIDENTPLFYEDSNNDGAFNELDKPRDPYSNPSHDWQSEMLRTAISTNHNISADGGSDKLRYSTSLGYTNNEGIIINNNYNRITSRTKLDIQATKRLKFGSNISISHSKFKGVSQSGGEGNAYNGVVQSLVTARPVEVYIPSWDNTGTYVSPIAMLKEAYKSTSLLRGDANVYGDYLIMEGLSLNISAGGFYSSSKGNEFYGKNTEWGAGDIGRAIISENRAYYLSNTNQISYKKDFGWSNLDAMAAFEINHYNYESFGVDNSNFLDESTGVYSIAKGSVLKSLYSYRGINNRLSYLARVYYDLYKRYLITVSIRADGSDKFGKNNKYGYFPSAAVAWRLSEEKFLKDKNIFDNLKLRLSYGRTGNERIPPYQYMANMENSYYNGILGLSPSTAANEDLKWESTAQYNAGVDVAFLKNRIQLTFDAYKKVTDNMLMPTPIPSQSGFSTQWQNIGRVDNSGIEVQLTTHNIATKDFEWTTNFNISRNKNKVKSLGGVDFIPVSIGGGWITNVGRVIVGEEIGTAYGYVFDGIYQLDDFTWQNNSDPNIEYEDREFRLKDGVVRVAGKNVKPGSFKFKNLNGSEDNLVDENDQSVISRSSPKFFGGITNSFRYKNFELSVFLSGAYGNEVFNESRFRLEGGTPLTWLNLSKDFWDNRWTTENPTNKYGTFSVDTKNVTSMMTSSYYVEDASYLRLKTLSIAYNVPHSFLKSMKWSENISNLKVYVTGDNLYTWTKYTGFDPEIDSNNALLTGFDRISYPRTRTLVFGVNVTF from the coding sequence ATGAAAAAAAAATGCAGATATAATATTTTGTTTGTTATACTGCTTTGTTTATTCAGTTTGCCTACGCAAGCGGTTTATGGCCAGCAGGCAAAATTGATAAATATAGATAAAGCGAATATTGAGATAAAAGAAGCCTTTAAGCTGATTGAGCGACAAACAGACTATCGCTTCTTCTATACAGATATTCTAAACGACCTGAATAAGAAAATTACAATTAAATATAGCGGGGAAAAGATAGAACCCTTACTCAACAAGGTACTGGAAAATACAGACCTGACCTATAAGCTGAACAATGATACCAAAGTGATTACAATCGCCCCCCTGAAAACAAGCAGGGCTGACAGTCAGAAGAGAACACCTGTATCGGGAAAAATTGTGGATGAAAAAGAGGAGGCCATCATCGGGGCTTCTGTAAAAGTAAAAGGTACAAATATAGGTACAATCACGGATACGGACGGAAGTTTCAGCCTGGATGTCCCTGACGGAGCTACACTAACGGTTACTTATATAGGCTTTAATCCTCAGGATATAAAAGTGGAGGGAAGAACAAATTTTCGGATTACACTTTCCGAAGACGCCAAACTGCTGGACGAAGTGGTAGTTGTAGGATACGGTACGATGAAAAAGAGCGACCTCACAGGCTCTATTACCAGCCTCAAAGCTGAAGATATCATTGAATCGCGCTCATTATCCTTTGTCAACGCCATGCAGGGGAAGATGGCCGGTGTACAGATATCATCGGCATCGGGAGAACTGGGTGCAAGCTCGCGTATATCGATACGTGGTGCAAATTCGGTATATGGTTCTTCATTACCTTTATACGTTATAGACGGGGTACAGATGGATGTGAATACAGATGAGGTCGCCTCCGCTAAGATGGGTAACGGCTCTACGCTCGACCCTTTGTCCAGCATCAACCCTTCGGATATAGAATCTATTGAAGTATTGAAAGATGCATCGGCAACAGCGATCTATGGTTCGCGGGGAGCAAATGGCGTTATCATAGTTACCACACGTAGTGGAAAAGTGGGTAAGACCCGTATCAATTACGACGGTAATGTCAGTTTTGGTACAGTCACAAAAAAAATAGATGTACTGGGAGCTTCCGACTTTATTGACTATCGCCGCGAAATAGATGAAAATACTCCACTTTTCTACGAAGATTCTAACAATGACGGGGCTTTTAACGAACTGGATAAACCGAGAGACCCTTATTCAAATCCGAGCCACGACTGGCAAAGCGAGATGTTGCGTACTGCCATATCTACCAATCACAATATTTCGGCCGACGGAGGTTCTGACAAACTCAGGTATTCGACCAGTCTGGGTTATACCAACAATGAAGGTATCATTATTAATAACAATTACAATCGTATAACCTCCCGCACCAAGCTGGATATTCAGGCTACAAAACGCCTCAAATTCGGCTCAAACATAAGTATATCACATTCCAAGTTTAAAGGCGTGAGCCAGAGCGGGGGAGAAGGTAATGCCTACAATGGTGTTGTGCAAAGTCTGGTTACAGCACGTCCCGTAGAAGTATATATCCCGTCGTGGGACAATACAGGTACATATGTTTCACCTATTGCCATGCTCAAAGAAGCTTACAAGAGCACATCATTGTTGAGGGGAGATGCCAATGTATACGGAGATTATCTCATTATGGAGGGTTTGTCGCTGAATATCTCGGCGGGAGGATTCTATTCCAGTTCGAAAGGAAATGAGTTTTACGGCAAAAACACGGAGTGGGGTGCCGGAGATATAGGGCGTGCCATCATATCCGAAAACCGCGCTTATTATTTATCGAATACAAATCAGATTTCGTATAAAAAAGACTTCGGGTGGAGCAATCTGGATGCTATGGCTGCTTTTGAAATCAATCATTACAATTATGAATCGTTCGGTGTAGATAACAGCAATTTTCTGGACGAATCAACAGGTGTATATTCCATAGCAAAAGGTAGCGTACTGAAAAGCCTGTATTCATATAGGGGTATCAACAACCGCTTGTCTTATCTGGCACGTGTGTATTACGATTTATACAAGCGTTATCTGATTACAGTAAGTATACGTGCCGATGGGTCGGATAAATTCGGGAAAAACAATAAATACGGATATTTCCCATCGGCAGCAGTAGCATGGCGATTGAGTGAGGAAAAATTCCTGAAAGACAAGAATATATTCGATAACCTGAAACTGAGGCTGAGTTATGGCCGCACAGGAAATGAACGGATACCGCCATATCAATATATGGCCAATATGGAGAATAGTTACTACAACGGTATATTGGGGTTAAGTCCTTCTACTGCTGCCAACGAAGATCTGAAATGGGAGTCTACCGCACAGTATAATGCAGGAGTGGATGTCGCATTTTTGAAAAATCGCATACAGCTTACTTTTGATGCTTATAAAAAGGTGACTGACAACATGTTGATGCCGACACCCATACCTTCCCAATCCGGTTTTTCTACGCAATGGCAAAATATAGGAAGGGTAGACAATAGTGGTATCGAAGTGCAGCTGACTACCCACAACATTGCAACTAAAGACTTTGAATGGACTACTAATTTCAATATAAGCCGCAATAAGAATAAAGTGAAAAGCCTTGGAGGGGTCGATTTCATCCCTGTAAGCATCGGTGGCGGCTGGATCACGAATGTCGGGCGTGTCATTGTTGGTGAAGAGATAGGCACAGCTTACGGATATGTATTTGATGGAATATATCAACTTGATGATTTTACATGGCAGAACAACAGCGATCCGAATATAGAATACGAAGATCGTGAATTCAGGCTCAAAGATGGCGTTGTACGTGTTGCCGGAAAGAATGTAAAACCCGGTTCTTTCAAATTCAAAAACCTGAACGGGAGCGAAGATAATCTGGTAGATGAAAATGACCAGAGTGTTATTAGTCGCAGTAGTCCTAAATTCTTCGGAGGTATTACCAATTCATTTCGTTACAAGAATTTCGAATTGTCTGTATTTTTGTCGGGGGCGTATGGCAATGAAGTTTTCAACGAATCGCGTTTCCGCCTCGAAGGAGGAACTCCTCTTACATGGCTCAACCTGTCGAAAGATTTCTGGGACAACCGATGGACTACCGAAAATCCGACGAATAAATACGGAACATTCAGTGTAGATACCAAGAACGTGACATCTATGATGACATCGAGCTACTATGTGGAAGATGCGTCATATCTCCGTCTCAAAACATTGTCCATAGCCTATAATGTGCCGCACAGTTTCCTGAAAAGTATGAAATGGAGTGAGAATATATCGAACCTGAAAGTGTATGTCACAGGAGACAACCTTTATACGTGGACTAAATACACAGGATTCGATCCTGAAATAGATTCCAATAATGCATTATTGACAGGTTTCGACCGTATTTCTTATCCTCGTACAAGGACATTGGTCTTTGGGGTTAATGTTACTTTCTAA
- a CDS encoding RNA polymerase sigma-70 factor, whose translation MKEEPVFDVNIFRNIFNDNYRYLCYFAKGYVSNDYIIEEIVSESFVKLWNNRDNLKNRDSVKGYLYQSVRNACIDYYRKENKQINNTTNIDDNPVVCTTLADLGEDPLNYLISKENETKILNAIENLPDRYRQTLKLSRFDKHSYEEIARIMDISTNTVKSNLREAISKLRKELGDTLMLLFLIV comes from the coding sequence ATGAAGGAAGAACCTGTTTTTGATGTAAATATATTTCGAAATATATTTAATGATAATTATAGATATCTGTGCTATTTTGCAAAAGGTTATGTCAGCAATGATTATATAATTGAGGAGATAGTAAGCGAATCCTTTGTTAAGCTGTGGAATAACAGAGATAATCTGAAAAATCGGGACTCTGTGAAAGGCTATCTTTACCAAAGCGTAAGAAATGCATGCATCGATTATTACAGAAAGGAGAATAAGCAAATCAATAATACTACGAATATTGACGACAATCCGGTTGTATGTACCACTTTAGCCGATTTGGGAGAAGATCCGCTCAATTATCTTATTTCGAAAGAAAATGAAACTAAAATACTGAATGCTATAGAGAACCTGCCCGACAGATACAGACAAACCCTTAAACTTAGCCGCTTCGATAAGCATAGCTATGAAGAGATAGCCCGGATAATGGATATATCGACCAATACGGTAAAATCTAACTTAAGGGAGGCTATTTCGAAATTGAGAAAAGAATTAGGAGATACACTAATGCTTTTATTCTTAATAGTTTAA
- a CDS encoding RagB/SusD family nutrient uptake outer membrane protein — MTTKYIYGIIAIFMLFATGCDGFLDTKPYSNTVADNMYKTANDAELAITGCYQIIMASSAQGEWGRASFNSGTQAMLDGGTDECIMRDGLSDPEFGFIPVGSYSAQNDMFKYSWSYLFKGINRTNYLLENLDNIDMDAKRKDEIRAEAQFLRGFFYYHLAIFYGGAPIYTTATQDPYAARNTLQEVFGRVIEDITYAYNTLQDRSGIKGRANKWSAAGYLVKAYTYLASCKVNNVGAGLNFDLNSFDWVNSSDYYQKAKTISQDIIDNSGYILTKHYDYLFRETTEDAQYEECLFTGESTPLQAVGNDNGAWLFYLIPVGSTNTNGGGYGWYRPTGEMYYKLYNPEDPRRAHNIGGTLVDNEKETEYINNVRYYVPQPSNPSLETYCITKFRYMDPKMKQTALALSQGNYPILRFADILLLNAEAEYYTGDETAARKRLTEVRTRVSADNMGSSAPSIAYLNNVYKRTDFLTELLEERSRELCFEAQRRTDLIRFGKIQSAIAGLSDGTKTGLLAKWNVVVPILQENWANSPYRIWYPLPINDVLLNSNLEQNPGYESR, encoded by the coding sequence ATGACAACTAAATATATATATGGCATCATTGCAATATTTATGCTATTTGCTACTGGTTGCGACGGCTTTCTCGACACCAAGCCGTATTCCAATACAGTAGCCGATAATATGTACAAGACGGCTAATGATGCAGAGCTGGCAATCACAGGTTGCTATCAGATTATCATGGCTTCATCGGCACAGGGCGAATGGGGACGTGCATCGTTCAATTCGGGGACACAGGCAATGCTCGACGGAGGTACAGACGAATGTATCATGCGCGACGGGCTGTCTGATCCTGAATTCGGATTTATACCGGTAGGCTCTTATTCGGCACAGAACGATATGTTCAAATATAGCTGGAGTTATCTGTTCAAAGGTATAAACAGGACTAATTATCTGTTGGAAAACCTTGACAATATAGATATGGATGCAAAGCGCAAAGATGAAATCAGAGCCGAGGCGCAATTCCTGAGGGGTTTTTTCTATTATCATCTAGCGATTTTCTACGGAGGCGCTCCCATATATACTACAGCCACACAAGACCCGTATGCAGCACGCAATACATTGCAGGAAGTTTTCGGGCGTGTTATCGAAGATATCACTTATGCTTATAATACACTTCAGGACAGGTCGGGGATTAAAGGCCGTGCCAACAAATGGTCCGCAGCCGGATATCTGGTAAAAGCATATACTTATCTGGCCAGTTGTAAGGTCAATAATGTAGGGGCTGGTCTTAATTTTGATCTGAATAGCTTCGATTGGGTAAATTCATCCGATTATTATCAAAAGGCCAAAACTATATCGCAGGATATAATAGATAACAGCGGATACATACTCACGAAGCACTATGATTATTTATTCAGAGAAACTACCGAAGACGCTCAATATGAAGAATGCTTATTTACAGGAGAATCCACTCCATTGCAAGCTGTAGGGAACGATAACGGGGCATGGCTATTCTATCTCATTCCGGTAGGTTCTACCAATACTAACGGAGGAGGTTACGGTTGGTATCGTCCGACAGGTGAGATGTATTATAAATTGTACAATCCAGAAGATCCACGCCGTGCCCATAATATTGGAGGTACATTAGTCGATAACGAGAAAGAAACGGAATATATCAACAATGTAAGGTATTATGTTCCGCAACCGTCCAATCCGTCGCTAGAGACCTATTGCATTACAAAGTTCCGTTACATGGACCCCAAAATGAAGCAGACGGCACTAGCCCTTTCGCAGGGAAATTATCCGATACTTCGTTTTGCCGATATATTGTTGTTGAATGCCGAAGCCGAATATTATACAGGAGATGAGACTGCTGCACGCAAGCGGTTGACAGAGGTCAGAACCCGCGTATCGGCCGACAATATGGGCAGTTCTGCTCCTTCTATTGCGTACCTCAATAATGTATATAAACGGACTGATTTCCTTACGGAGTTATTAGAAGAACGTTCTCGCGAACTTTGTTTCGAAGCGCAAAGACGTACCGATCTTATCCGTTTCGGAAAAATACAATCGGCTATTGCCGGTTTAAGCGATGGAACAAAAACGGGACTTTTAGCAAAATGGAATGTAGTAGTTCCTATTTTGCAGGAAAACTGGGCAAATTCCCCATACAGGATATGGTATCCATTGCCGATAAATGATGTATTGCTGAATAGTAATCTGGAACAAAATCCCGGGTACGAGTCACGCTAA